In one Terriglobales bacterium genomic region, the following are encoded:
- a CDS encoding UbiD family decarboxylase has translation MAYNDLRDWIAALERAGELKRIKTEVDPILEITEITDRVSKAGQPDKLPRMTAGGPALLFENVKGHPGAQVLINQFGSARRMNLALEVESLDSIAERIHQFMDVKSPQGLLDKIKMLPMLADLGKFFPKTVSSGPCKEVIKKDKFSLLDLPVLQCWPKDAGRFITLPCVITRDPKTGKRNVGMYRMQIYDERTAGMHWQRQKIGAEHYRERMRAATAASGEGSANRSAAVDIMARSSGGSVLAEGPRPAGKMEVAVAIGTDPALTFSAIVPAPPDVEEYMIVGFLRQSPVELVKCETVDLEVPANAEIILEGYVNLDELRTEGPFGDHTGFYSLADEYPVFHLTCMTHRRNPVYATTIVGKPPMEDAWMGKAVERIFLPLMRVTIPELVDVNLPVEGIFHNLMIVSIKKSYPGQARKVMNAIWSLGQAMFTKCIIVVDEDVNVQDIADVTLKALNHIDPERDIQFTLGPVDSLDHASRLPNFGSKMGIDATRKWPSEGFNRPWPDEILMDEKTRALVDKKWKDYGIE, from the coding sequence TTGGCCTACAACGACCTTAGAGACTGGATCGCCGCCCTCGAACGCGCCGGCGAACTCAAACGCATAAAAACAGAGGTGGACCCGATTCTGGAGATTACGGAGATTACCGACCGAGTCTCCAAAGCCGGACAGCCCGATAAGCTGCCCCGCATGACGGCGGGCGGACCGGCACTGCTCTTTGAAAACGTCAAAGGACACCCTGGCGCGCAGGTTTTGATTAATCAGTTCGGCTCGGCGCGGCGCATGAATCTGGCCTTGGAGGTGGAGTCTCTCGACAGCATAGCCGAGCGCATCCACCAATTCATGGATGTTAAGTCGCCGCAGGGGCTGCTGGATAAGATCAAGATGCTGCCCATGCTGGCCGATCTGGGCAAGTTCTTTCCTAAGACCGTAAGCTCCGGCCCGTGCAAAGAGGTCATCAAGAAAGACAAGTTCTCACTGCTCGATCTTCCCGTTCTGCAATGCTGGCCCAAAGACGCCGGACGCTTTATCACGCTGCCCTGCGTCATTACTCGCGATCCGAAGACAGGGAAGCGCAACGTGGGCATGTATCGTATGCAGATCTACGACGAGCGCACCGCGGGCATGCACTGGCAGCGGCAGAAGATCGGCGCAGAACACTACCGCGAGCGCATGCGTGCGGCGACGGCGGCCTCGGGAGAGGGAAGTGCTAACCGGTCGGCTGCGGTGGACATCATGGCACGCTCTTCGGGCGGCTCGGTCCTGGCGGAAGGTCCGAGGCCGGCAGGCAAGATGGAAGTTGCAGTTGCGATCGGGACCGATCCGGCGCTGACGTTTTCTGCTATCGTCCCCGCTCCTCCGGACGTTGAAGAGTATATGATTGTCGGTTTTCTTCGGCAAAGCCCGGTGGAGTTGGTGAAGTGCGAGACCGTCGACCTAGAGGTCCCGGCGAACGCGGAAATTATTCTTGAGGGCTACGTCAATCTGGATGAGCTGCGCACAGAAGGCCCGTTCGGTGACCACACCGGTTTTTATTCGCTGGCGGATGAGTATCCGGTGTTTCATCTCACCTGCATGACCCACCGCCGCAATCCGGTTTATGCAACCACGATTGTCGGCAAGCCTCCGATGGAAGATGCCTGGATGGGCAAAGCCGTGGAGCGGATATTCCTGCCGCTGATGCGCGTCACCATTCCTGAACTTGTCGATGTGAACTTGCCCGTGGAAGGTATTTTTCACAACCTGATGATCGTCTCCATCAAGAAGTCCTACCCTGGCCAGGCCCGCAAGGTGATGAATGCCATCTGGTCGCTGGGACAGGCCATGTTTACCAAGTGCATCATCGTGGTGGATGAAGACGTGAACGTGCAGGACATTGCCGATGTGACCTTGAAAGCCCTGAACCATATTGATCCGGAGCGCGATATACAGTTCACGCTGGGGCCGGTGGATTCGCTCGATCATGCCTCGCGCCTGCCCAACTTCGGCTCCAAGATGGGCATTGACGCCACGCGCAAGTGGCCATCGGAGGGCTTCAACCGTCCGTGGCCCGATGAGATCCTCATGGATGAAAAGACCAGGGCGCTAGTGGATAAGAAGTGGAAGGACTACGGCATCGAGTAG
- a CDS encoding transglutaminase family protein, with protein sequence MIYSIRHITNFAYQPAVRESVMEVRMQPRSEGQQRCLSFYLDVNPNASIMVYRDFLGNTVHHFDIPGSQAEIKITAKAVVEVLPIPAPQSSEVCNWSDFDAQVAEGDYWEMLLPSRYACSTETLEEFARELDLKRRETPLETLLELNQAIYRAFDYVPNSTKVDSPIDDALRSRRGVCQDFAHIMIALVRQLRMPCRYISGYLCHDTKAPDRSPEGATHAWVEAFLPPLGWVAFDPTNNLVASDRHIRVAIGRDYADVPPTRGVYKGEAASELSVGVSVSTVDRPLPEELSPATVIQSRPAPVTSLDRFQYEQQQQ encoded by the coding sequence ATGATCTACTCCATTCGGCACATCACGAACTTTGCTTACCAGCCGGCGGTGCGCGAAAGTGTAATGGAAGTGCGCATGCAGCCGCGCAGCGAAGGGCAGCAGCGGTGTCTCAGTTTTTATCTCGATGTGAATCCCAACGCCAGCATCATGGTCTATCGCGATTTCCTGGGGAACACGGTGCATCACTTCGATATCCCTGGAAGCCAGGCGGAGATCAAGATTACGGCCAAAGCGGTGGTGGAGGTGCTGCCGATCCCCGCTCCGCAATCCTCCGAAGTGTGCAACTGGAGTGACTTTGATGCGCAGGTCGCCGAAGGCGATTACTGGGAGATGCTTCTGCCCAGCCGTTATGCCTGCTCCACGGAGACGCTCGAGGAATTTGCTCGTGAGCTTGACTTGAAACGCCGCGAAACACCGCTCGAAACTCTGCTGGAGCTGAACCAGGCGATTTACCGCGCCTTCGACTACGTGCCCAACAGCACGAAGGTTGACTCGCCGATTGACGATGCCTTGCGCAGCCGTCGCGGCGTGTGCCAGGACTTTGCACACATCATGATCGCGCTGGTGCGGCAGCTTCGTATGCCGTGCCGGTATATCAGTGGCTATCTCTGCCACGACACCAAGGCTCCAGACCGGTCGCCGGAGGGCGCGACGCATGCCTGGGTAGAGGCATTTCTTCCGCCGCTGGGATGGGTGGCCTTTGATCCCACCAACAACCTGGTCGCCAGTGACCGCCACATTCGGGTTGCTATTGGGCGTGATTACGCCGACGTGCCGCCAACCCGAGGAGTTTACAAAGGCGAGGCAGCCAGTGAACTGAGTGTCGGCGTATCCGTTTCTACCGTGGACAGGCCATTGCCAGAAGAGTTGAGCCCTGCAACCGTAATCCAGTCAAGACCTGCGCCTGTAACGTCGCTTGATCGCTTCCAATACGAACAGCAACAGCAGTAA
- a CDS encoding alpha-E domain-containing protein: MLSRVADNLYWMSRYLERAEHTARLIDVDLQLRLDQSAELVTERWQRLLVALQIPAALVGGVDATTLPHTLTFSRSSSFSIVSCIASARENLRHVREQCSSEMWEQLNRLYLKVIGSHAEDGWNLLSLAFFRSVQEGVHLFEGITDSTMSHGEGWHYIQLGRFVERTNMLASLIGTHFSYLPHPPDQAVESAEYLEWVGLLKCCTAFEAYCKVYTAEVRPLRVAEFLLLNSEFPHSIRFSVEMVHSALQVTSELTQRKAAQPVRIAGRLKATLSFSQIDEIMANGAHAYLESIRSQCGQVHAAIQQIYFDYPVESAMAS; this comes from the coding sequence ATGCTCTCACGAGTTGCTGACAATCTCTACTGGATGAGCCGCTATCTTGAGCGAGCGGAGCACACCGCCCGCCTGATTGATGTTGATTTGCAATTGCGGCTCGACCAGTCAGCGGAGCTGGTCACGGAACGATGGCAGCGGTTGCTGGTAGCCTTGCAAATCCCGGCCGCTCTCGTTGGCGGAGTGGACGCCACAACCCTTCCTCATACCTTGACCTTCAGCCGGTCGAGCTCTTTTTCCATTGTTTCGTGCATTGCCTCGGCGCGTGAAAATTTGCGGCACGTGCGCGAGCAATGCAGCTCAGAGATGTGGGAGCAACTTAACCGTCTTTATCTCAAAGTGATTGGCAGCCACGCAGAAGACGGATGGAACCTGCTGTCGCTGGCATTCTTCCGCTCGGTGCAGGAGGGAGTCCACCTCTTTGAGGGCATCACCGACTCGACCATGAGTCATGGCGAGGGCTGGCATTACATCCAACTGGGCCGATTTGTCGAGCGCACCAACATGCTGGCCTCGCTGATTGGCACGCACTTCAGCTACCTGCCGCATCCGCCGGACCAGGCCGTGGAAAGCGCCGAATACCTGGAGTGGGTTGGGTTGCTCAAGTGCTGCACGGCCTTCGAGGCGTATTGCAAGGTTTACACCGCTGAGGTGAGGCCGTTGCGTGTGGCGGAATTTCTACTGCTGAATTCCGAGTTCCCGCACTCGATACGCTTTTCCGTGGAGATGGTGCACTCTGCGCTGCAGGTCACCAGCGAACTCACGCAGCGCAAGGCGGCGCAACCTGTCCGGATTGCCGGCCGGCTGAAGGCAACGCTGAGCTTCAGCCAGATTGACGAGATCATGGCCAACGGCGCGCATGCGTACCTGGAAAGTATCCGGAGCCAGTGCGGGCAGGTACACGCTGCCATTCAGCAGATTTATTTCGACTATCCCGTTGAGTCGGCGATGGCTTCATGA